The proteins below are encoded in one region of Vespa velutina chromosome 21, iVesVel2.1, whole genome shotgun sequence:
- the LOC124956200 gene encoding uncharacterized protein LOC124956200, whose amino-acid sequence MTFDTLSCNWARKIFIHVILGSIVISSVLQYSVEADEVPAFFLKIAKNIPRVGRSDKYDDLFLNSGKNIHGNTGKHDDNIKSSTSWQSHEDSESLAKPIKRRVDYSPLDPAESWSWQHFPLAIEGPKELWRTLAGYSKDPLEDMTNEIWVRKKRTDEETSF is encoded by the exons ATGACGTTTGATACTCTGTCATGTAATTGggcaagaaaaatatttattcatg tTATTCTCGGCTCAATCGTTATATCATCTGTCCTGCAATATTCGGTGGAGGCTGACGAAGTGCCagcattttttttaaaaattgctAAAAACATACCGCGAGTTGGACGAAGCGATAAATATGatgatttgtttttaaattctGGGAAAAATATTCATGGAAACACAGGAAAAcacgatgataatataaag TCTTCGACGTCTTGGCAATCCCACGAAGATTCTGAAAGCTTAGCAAAACCAATTAAAAGACGTGTAGATTATTCACCACTCGATC CTGCAGAATCTTGGTCCTGGCAACATTTTCCGCTTGCTATCGAAGGACCTAAAGAACTTTGGCGAACTTTAGCAGGATATTCAAAAGATCCTTTGGAAGA tatGACCAATGAAATAtgggtgagaaagaaaaggactgACGAGGAGACTTCATTCTGA
- the LOC124956218 gene encoding SIFamide-related peptide: MVSVRFALTIFLVVAILGLIVEAGYKKPPFNGSIFGKRSNSESDAEVANRALSAMCEIASEACNAWLSR; this comes from the exons ATGGTTTCCGTCCGTTTTGCTCTTACCATCTTCCTCGTTGTTGCCATCCTTGGCCTTATCGTCGAGGCTGGATACAAGAAACCTCCATTCAATGGCAGCATTTTCGGCAAACGATCCAACTCCGAATCTG ATGCCGAAGTAGCCAACCGAGCACTCTCCGCCATGTGCGAAATCGCTAGCGAAGCTTGCAACGCCTGGTTATCTAGATAA